A window from Zingiber officinale cultivar Zhangliang chromosome 7A, Zo_v1.1, whole genome shotgun sequence encodes these proteins:
- the LOC121999234 gene encoding VQ motif-containing protein 31-like, which translates to MEKPPAPPSTTFVQADAATFKELVQRLTGPDWQPHRSPPRNSQAAVDAAKLSGVKRLHERRRVGGGSRLNVAVPKPASPSAPSPASGFARLDIWKEEAAEGGDEEVIVIDEEEEERAIKERRFYLHPSPRSRTRMAEPDLLPLFPLTSPKAGEP; encoded by the coding sequence ATGGAGAAGCCACCAGCGCCGCCTTCCACCACCTTCGTCCAGGCCGACGCCGCCACCTTCAAGGAGCTCGTCCAGCGCCTCACCGGGCCCGACTGGCAGCCGCACCGATCGCCTCCGCGAAACTCCCAGGCCGCGGTCGACGCCGCAAAACTGTCCGGCGTCAAGCGGCTCCACGAGCGGCGGAGAGTCGGGGGCGGCTCCCGGCTCAACGTCGCCGTCCCGAAACCGGCCAGCCCCTCGGCACCGTCGCCGGCGTCTGGCTTTGCCAGGCTGGATATATGGAAGGAGGAGGCGGCGGAGGGGGGAGACGAGGAGGTGATCGTCATcgacgaagaggaggaggagcggGCGATCAAAGAGAGGCGGTTCTATTTGCACCCGTCGCCCCGGTCCAGGACGAGGATGGCCGAACCGGACCTTCTGCCCCTGTTTCCATTGACCTCGCCGAAGGCCGGCGAACCGTGA
- the LOC122001032 gene encoding uncharacterized protein LOC122001032: MLVTRLATDAFGILTISLVFLAAVLGLVCIFHSLYFKFCIKRRCYPQLNYFNGPWISRIFLILVSIWWGFGEIIRLSYLKPKIFSNQAWQKNICKFYVLSNLGFAEPSMFLLLSFLLHSALQKREFGTLSPRWNRKTLFYVLLCCFPILSMHFALVSFGPKYSNQVNSAKKSNISRFFRYVASSSDGDTICMYPLLSTTILAVLYVLLSCYIIWICTRLLNLVINKGLRRRIYVLVMPVIFLPLRVVLIALSVLPPPGNALYEGIVFLAFLVLLSSIAVGIFMLVYFPVADSLALRNVGHVEIEGIPYDDFYYDGASLMANQSHQGVFRNSDESLVRHSTPFQSLSLEGFPASEATKADFRMGL; encoded by the coding sequence ATGCTCGTGACACGTCTTGCCACCGATGCATTTGGTATACTGACGATTTCCCTAGTCTTCCTTGCCGCTGTTCTTGGTCTAGTATGCATATTCCATTCCCTGTACTTTAAATTCTGCATCAAGAGAAGGTGTTATCCACAGTTGAACTACTTTAATGGGCCCTGGATTAGCCGCATTTTTCTAATTCTAGTCTCTATTTGGTGGGGTTTTGGAGAGATAATCAGGCTCAGTTACCTGAAACCAAAAAtcttctcaaaccaagcatggCAGAAAAATATCTGCAAGTTCTATGTCCTTTCAAATTTAGGTTTTGCAGAACCCAGCATGTTCCTTTTGCTATCATTCCTTCTGCATTCTGCATTGCAGAAGAGAGAGTTTGGCACACTCAGTCCTCGATGGAACAGAAAGACCCTTTTTTACGTGCTCCTCTGCTGCTTTCCCATTCTTTCCATGCATTTTGCCCTTGTTTCTTTTGGACCCAAATATAGCAATCAAGTGAATAGTGCTAAGAAAAGTAACATTTCAAGGTTCTTCAGATATGTTGCTTCTTCATCAGATGGTGATACTATATGCATGTATCCTCTATTAAGCACTACAATTCTTGCGGTCCTTTATGTTCTGCTGAGTTGCTATATTATATGGATTTGCACAAGGCTATTGAATTTGGTTATCAACAAAGGTCTGAGGAGAAGAATTTATGTGCTGGTAATGCCCGTCATCTTTCTTCCATTGAGGGTTGTTCTTATTGCACTGTCTGTTCTTCCTCCACCAGGCAATGCACTGTACGAGGGCATTGTATTTTTAGCTTTCCTTGTGCTGCTATCTTCTATTGCCGTTGGGATATTCATGCTGGTATATTTTCCTGTAGCAGATTCCTTGGCCTTGAGAAATGTAGGTCATGTTGAAATCGAAGGAATACCATATGATGATTTCTATTATGATGGTGCATCTCTCATGGCCAACCAGAGTCATCAAGGTGTATTCAGGAACTCTGATGAATCTCTTGTGCGGCACTCCACTCCCTTTCAAAGTCTGAGCTTGGAAGGATTTCCTGCATCTGAGGCTACAAAGGCAGATTTTCGTATGGGATTATAA
- the LOC121999939 gene encoding GDSL esterase/lipase At1g33811-like, with amino-acid sequence MKTMLAQFILALNLLQAITSRAWFLSGQAQPQVPCLFIFGDSLVDNGNNNNILTLARANYRPYGIDFTEGSSGRFTNGRTTVDVLAQLLGFRSFIPPYAAAQRSDISKGLNFASGAAGIRDETGNNLGDHYPLAQQVNHFRDTATMMTRMFRGNTTRATEYLGKCIYYMGLGSNDYLNNYFMPTMYSTSREYSPSTYSALLLQDYSRQLSEMYDLGARKMVIVGVGQIGCIPYELARNNNNRSNKKDPCNEEINKAVSIFNTGLLRMVNRFNAQLPNAKFIYLNTFESSKDVASNATAYGFNVVDKGCCGVGRNNGQITCLPFQTPCEDRSRYLFWDAFHPTEVANVIYARKAYDSSSTSEVYPMNIRRLAMA; translated from the exons ATGAAAACCATGTTAGCACAATTCATTCTCGCCCTTAACTTGCTCCAGGCAATTACAAGTCGAGCATGGTTCCTCTCCGGCCAGGCCCAACCTCAAGTCCCATGCCTCTTCATCTTTGGCGACTCGCTCGTCGACAAcggcaacaacaacaacatcctCACGCTCGCCAGGGCCAATTACCGCCCTTACGGCATCGACTTCACCGAAGGCTCCTCCGGCCGCTTCACCAACGGCCGCACCACCGTCGACGTTCTAG CTCAACTACTTGGCTTCCGGAGCTTCATTCCGCCCTATGCGGCGGCGCAAAGATCTGACATTTCAAAAGGCTTGAACTTCGCTTCCGGCGCTGCTGGCATCAGAGATGAAACTGGCAACAATCTG GGCGACCACTACCCTTTGGCTCAACAAGTGAACCACTTCCGCGATACGGCGACGATGATGACGAGAATGTTCAGAGGCAACACCACTCGGGCGACAGAGTACCTCGGCAAGTGCATCTACTACATGGGCTTGGGAAGCAACGACTACCTCAACAACTATTTCATGCCCACCATGTACTCCACTAGCCGAGAGTACAGCCCCAGTACTTACTCTGCTCTCCTCCTTCAAGACTACTCAAGACAACTCTCA GAAATGTACGATTTGGGAGCAAGGAAGATGGTGATCGTGGGAGTGGGGCAGATAGGGTGCATACCGTATGAACTCGCTCGAAATAACAATAATCGTAGCAACAAGAAAGATCCATGCAACGAGGAGATCAACAAGGCGGTATCGATCTTTAACACGGGCCTTCTCAGAATGGTTAATCGCTTCAACGCCCAGCTGCCGAACGCCAAATTCATTTATCTCAACACTTTCGAGAGCTCCAAGGACGTTGCCTCGAATGCAACGGCTTATG GGTTCAATGTGGTGGACAAGGGCTGTTGTGGAGTGGGAAGGAACAACGGGCAGATAACTTGCTTGCCGTTTCAGACGCCGTGCGAGGACCGATCGAGGTATTTGTTCTGGGACGCGTTCCATCCGACGGAGGTGGCAAATGTTATCTACGCCAGGAAAGCGTACGATTCCTCTTCTACGTCGGAAGTGTACCCCATGAACATAAGGAGGCTTGCAATGGCTTGA